In Thiovibrio frasassiensis, one DNA window encodes the following:
- a CDS encoding iron-containing alcohol dehydrogenase codes for MFDFTFHNPTKIIFGADKESLIGSELTAAGITKVLLVYGRNSVVKSGLLDRVLANLTASGIGCTQFGGVDSNPVLSHTREGVALAKRDQVEAILAVGGGSVLDEAKAIAVGALSDKDVWQFFVGKEVERALPVFTVLTLAATGSEMNGNSVVTNAETKQKYNIASPHVYPKVSILNPELTHSVPLNYTAYSAVDAIAHVLEGYFTKEPGTHLQDRLVEGIIKTVIETTDLIMAEPSHAKARASFMWTATLALNGLTPAGIGEYSFPNHMIEHAMSAIYNIPHGAGLSIVLPAWMKWYEAKNPSQFARFAKEIFGLDSGKAGIAALEQWFVTIKSPVRLAEAEIPATDIEKIAENAEGLAKQWGIGGLYPKETIAEILRLAV; via the coding sequence ATGTTTGACTTCACCTTTCACAACCCAACCAAGATTATCTTCGGCGCAGACAAAGAGAGTCTGATCGGCTCGGAACTGACCGCCGCCGGGATCACCAAGGTGCTGTTGGTCTATGGCCGGAACTCGGTGGTCAAAAGCGGTCTGCTCGACCGGGTCCTGGCCAACCTCACAGCCAGCGGTATCGGTTGCACTCAGTTTGGCGGGGTGGACTCCAATCCGGTGCTTTCCCATACCAGGGAAGGCGTGGCCCTGGCCAAGCGGGATCAGGTGGAGGCGATTTTGGCGGTGGGCGGCGGCTCGGTCCTGGACGAGGCCAAGGCCATCGCGGTCGGCGCCCTGAGCGACAAGGATGTCTGGCAGTTCTTTGTCGGCAAAGAGGTGGAACGCGCCCTGCCTGTCTTCACCGTCCTGACCCTGGCCGCCACCGGCAGCGAGATGAACGGCAACTCGGTGGTCACCAATGCGGAAACCAAGCAGAAATACAACATCGCCTCGCCCCACGTCTACCCCAAGGTCTCCATCCTCAACCCGGAGCTGACCCATTCCGTGCCCCTGAATTACACGGCCTACAGCGCGGTGGACGCCATCGCCCATGTCCTCGAGGGCTACTTCACCAAAGAGCCCGGCACCCATCTCCAGGACCGGCTGGTGGAAGGGATCATCAAAACGGTGATCGAAACCACCGACCTGATCATGGCCGAACCCAGCCACGCCAAGGCACGCGCTTCCTTCATGTGGACCGCCACCCTGGCTTTGAACGGCCTGACCCCGGCCGGGATCGGGGAATACAGCTTTCCCAACCACATGATCGAGCACGCCATGAGCGCCATCTACAACATCCCGCACGGGGCAGGCCTTTCCATCGTGCTGCCCGCCTGGATGAAGTGGTATGAGGCAAAAAACCCCAGCCAGTTTGCCCGCTTTGCCAAGGAGATTTTCGGGCTCGATTCCGGCAAGGCAGGGATTGCCGCGCTGGAGCAGTGGTTTGTCACGATCAAGTCCCCGGTGCGGTTGGCTGAGGCGGAGATCCCGGCCACCGACATCGAGAAAATCGCCGAGAATGCCGAAGGGCTGGCCAAACAATGGGGGATCGGCGGGCTCTACCCCAAGGAAACCATCGCAGAGATCCTGCGGCTGGCGGTGTAG
- a CDS encoding B12-binding domain-containing radical SAM protein, with translation MQISLITLNARYSHSCPALFHVRNVLAQGLPESSLVLHQFTINDPYYQTLLRITGDQPELICFSVYIWNAEYTLRLVGDLRRVLPEVVIILGGPEATFMGPESLPAGCAIVRGEVEGLGEDFFRDLAAKTLQSEYRAAGNPPFAMPYLEPDFAAHLENRNIYYESSRGCPFSCSYCLSSVEHGVRYRELDEVYRELAIILVHGPKIIRFVDRTFNGLPERALAIWRFLLAQPGETLFHFEIAPDLFTEEMFAFLTQVPHDRFQFEIGLQSTNPETLQAVNRKMDLARAGENIRRLVGLDNIHLHLDLILGLPYETEATFRTSLNEALAMAPHHLQMGLLKVLPGTPISRAAVEFALVSSATPPYSVLATRWLDHAQLRRLYWLGECLEAFYNNRFFRNTLNYIMKKGDEPFGFFAQLLTVCQTAGFFSLAKTQELMTRMLVELARTREDGELFCELLRFDWLVSGQRIMPPYLIAESSKEIRDYLWLHLPESLPPQYTRLTKNEFFKRGIFARFSGQLLQAVGLAESKGQSSQSGYVCFLPEQECVAGHQRQQHTVFFPEEKGKGQ, from the coding sequence ATGCAAATCAGCCTGATTACCCTCAATGCCCGCTACTCCCATTCTTGCCCGGCGCTCTTTCATGTGCGTAACGTCCTGGCGCAGGGGCTGCCGGAAAGCTCCCTCGTCCTGCACCAGTTTACGATCAACGATCCCTATTACCAGACCCTGCTGCGGATCACCGGCGATCAGCCGGAGCTTATCTGTTTTTCCGTATACATCTGGAATGCCGAGTACACCCTGCGGTTGGTTGGCGACCTGCGGCGGGTCCTGCCCGAAGTGGTGATCATCCTGGGCGGGCCCGAGGCAACCTTCATGGGGCCGGAAAGTTTGCCCGCAGGGTGCGCCATTGTCCGGGGCGAGGTGGAAGGGTTGGGGGAGGATTTCTTCCGCGATCTGGCCGCCAAAACCCTGCAGTCCGAGTACCGGGCTGCAGGTAACCCCCCATTTGCCATGCCGTATCTGGAGCCCGATTTCGCCGCCCATCTGGAAAACCGCAATATCTACTACGAATCTTCCCGCGGCTGCCCTTTTTCCTGCAGTTACTGCCTTTCTTCGGTGGAGCATGGGGTGCGGTATCGGGAGCTTGACGAGGTCTACCGGGAGCTGGCGATAATCCTGGTCCATGGACCGAAGATCATCCGTTTTGTGGATCGGACCTTCAACGGGCTGCCCGAGCGGGCCCTGGCCATCTGGCGGTTTCTCCTGGCCCAGCCGGGGGAGACCCTTTTTCATTTCGAGATCGCCCCGGATCTCTTCACTGAAGAGATGTTCGCTTTCCTGACCCAGGTTCCCCACGACCGCTTTCAGTTTGAGATCGGCTTGCAGTCCACCAATCCGGAGACCCTTCAGGCGGTGAATCGGAAAATGGATCTGGCCCGGGCCGGGGAGAATATCCGGCGCCTGGTGGGGTTGGACAACATCCACCTCCATCTGGATCTGATCTTAGGGCTTCCTTATGAAACGGAAGCAACCTTTCGGACCTCGTTGAACGAGGCCTTGGCCATGGCGCCCCACCATCTGCAGATGGGCTTGCTCAAGGTGCTGCCCGGCACCCCGATCAGTCGGGCTGCAGTGGAGTTCGCTCTCGTCAGCTCGGCCACGCCGCCCTATTCGGTGCTGGCCACCCGCTGGCTGGACCATGCCCAGCTGCGCCGCCTGTACTGGCTGGGCGAGTGCCTGGAGGCCTTTTACAACAACCGATTTTTCCGTAACACCTTGAATTATATCATGAAAAAAGGCGATGAGCCTTTCGGCTTCTTCGCCCAATTACTCACCGTCTGTCAGACGGCGGGTTTTTTCTCTCTGGCGAAAACCCAGGAGCTCATGACCAGGATGCTGGTGGAGCTGGCGCGGACCCGGGAGGATGGGGAGCTGTTTTGTGAGCTGCTCCGCTTTGATTGGCTGGTGAGCGGGCAGAGGATTATGCCCCCCTATCTTATCGCAGAGTCGTCCAAGGAGATCAGGGATTATCTCTGGCTCCATCTGCCGGAATCCCTTCCGCCGCAATATACCCGGCTGACCAAGAACGAGTTTTTCAAGCGGGGGATTTTTGCCAGGTTTTCCGGGCAATTGCTGCAGGCGGTCGGCTTGGCGGAATCCAAAGGTCAGTCAAGCCAAAGCGGCTATGTCTGCTTCCTGCCGGAACAGGAATGCGTCGCAGGGCATCAACGCCAGCAGCATACGGTGTTTTTCCCGGAAGAGAAGGGAAAAGGGCAGTGA
- the lgt gene encoding prolipoprotein diacylglyceryl transferase, whose protein sequence is MLPYPEIDPILLHLGPLQVRWYGLMYVLGFMASYLLVRHQIRRYNLTVLGKHFENLNLVLIVSLVLGARLGYVLFYNPAYYLANPQDILATWQGGMSFHGALMGMLLGGLLFCKITGLPFWQSADVYIITTPIGLGLGRIGNFINGELYGRMSDVPWGMVFPGGGSMPRHPSQLYEAFLEGVVLFSLLWLLKNRYWQRGWPTGSLLALFLLFYGIFRTVVELFRQPDAQLGFLFNVLTMGQLLSSLMIGTGLLILFLRRKSAGAA, encoded by the coding sequence ATGCTCCCCTACCCTGAGATCGACCCTATCCTCCTCCACCTCGGCCCCCTCCAGGTCCGCTGGTACGGCCTGATGTATGTTTTGGGCTTTATGGCCTCCTATCTGCTGGTCCGCCACCAGATCAGGCGATACAACCTCACCGTACTGGGCAAACATTTTGAAAATCTCAATCTGGTGCTGATCGTCAGCCTGGTGCTGGGCGCCCGCTTGGGCTATGTCCTCTTTTACAACCCCGCCTATTACCTGGCAAATCCGCAAGATATTTTGGCCACCTGGCAGGGCGGCATGTCCTTCCACGGGGCGCTGATGGGGATGTTGCTGGGCGGCCTGCTTTTCTGCAAAATCACCGGCCTGCCTTTCTGGCAGAGCGCGGATGTCTACATCATCACCACCCCCATCGGCTTGGGATTGGGACGAATCGGCAACTTCATCAACGGCGAGCTCTACGGCCGGATGAGCGATGTCCCGTGGGGTATGGTCTTTCCCGGGGGCGGGTCGATGCCGCGCCATCCCTCCCAGCTCTATGAAGCTTTCCTCGAAGGGGTCGTGCTCTTCTCCCTGCTCTGGCTTTTAAAAAACCGATACTGGCAACGGGGTTGGCCCACCGGTTCGCTCCTCGCCCTGTTTCTCCTCTTTTACGGGATTTTCCGCACCGTGGTCGAGCTGTTTCGCCAGCCCGACGCCCAGCTCGGCTTTTTATTCAATGTCCTTACCATGGGCCAGCTCTTGAGCAGCCTGATGATTGGTACCGGCTTGCTCATCCTCTTCTTGCGGCGAAAAAGCGCTGGGGCTGCCTGA